The following proteins are co-located in the Camelina sativa cultivar DH55 chromosome 12, Cs, whole genome shotgun sequence genome:
- the LOC104733730 gene encoding glycine-rich protein DOT1-like, whose protein sequence is MNPNGSQGSGGSAAPGCGFGGLHGGRGGRGGDGRGGGNGAGFPVGRGGGRGEGAGGDLGLSFAGGHGVGRGRGEGNGGEVGPVFGGGRGVINGEGAGGGRGRGYGFGGGLGGCRGYGFGGGLGGGRGYGTGGGRGGGRINGQGRGGHGGRGINNHQLTIDALLAQ, encoded by the exons ATGAATCCCAATGGATCCCAAGGTTCTGGTGGCTCTGCAGCTCCAGGTTGTGGGTTTGGTGGTCTGCATGGCGGTCGTGGTGGACGCGGGGGTGATGGTCGTGGTGGAGGTAATGGTGCTGGCTTCCCTGTTGGCCGTGGTGGTGGCCGTGGTGAAGGCGCTGGTGGTGACTTAGGTCTTTCCTTTGCTGGAGGACATGGTGTAGGCCGTG GCCGTGGTGAAGGCAATGGTGGTGAAGTTGGTCCTGTATTTGGTGGTGGACGTGGTGTCATAAATGGTGAAGGCGCTGgtggtggtcgtggtcgtggttaTGGCTTTGGTGGTGGATTAGGTGGGTGTCGTGGTTATGGCTTTGGGGGTGGACTAGGTGGGGGTCGTGGTTATGGCACTGGTGGTGGACGCGGCGGAGGGAGAATTAACGGACAGGGCAGAGGTGGACACGGGGGAAGGGGAATAAACAATCACCAACTCACCATTGATGCCTTGCTAGCACAATGA